A part of Vanessa tameamea isolate UH-Manoa-2023 chromosome 20, ilVanTame1 primary haplotype, whole genome shotgun sequence genomic DNA contains:
- the LOC113401612 gene encoding myosuppressin-like isoform X1 — translation MARLSTLNCRSVEACRVAVWCAVVAWCACSAWAAPAQLCSAAAEDDPRAARFCQALNTFLELYAEAAGEQVPEYQALVRDYPQLLDTGMKRQDVVHSFLRFGRR, via the exons AAGTGTAGAAGCGTGTCGCGTGGCGGTGTGGTGCGCGGTGGTGGCGTGGTGCGCGTGCAGCGCGTGGGCGGCGCCCGCGCAGCTCTGCAGCGCCGCGGCTGAAGACGACCCGCGTGCTGCCCGCTTCTGCCAGGCTCTAAATACCTTTCTTGAACTATATGCTGAGGCGGCTGGCGAGCAAGTACCGGAATATCAAG CTTTAGTTCGCGACTATCCTCAACTCCTCGACACGGGCATGAAGCGTCAGGACGTCGTGCACTCGTTCCTCCGCTTCGGTCGCCGCTGA
- the LOC113401612 gene encoding myosuppressin-like isoform X2: MRVFRSVEACRVAVWCAVVAWCACSAWAAPAQLCSAAAEDDPRAARFCQALNTFLELYAEAAGEQVPEYQALVRDYPQLLDTGMKRQDVVHSFLRFGRR; the protein is encoded by the exons AAGTGTAGAAGCGTGTCGCGTGGCGGTGTGGTGCGCGGTGGTGGCGTGGTGCGCGTGCAGCGCGTGGGCGGCGCCCGCGCAGCTCTGCAGCGCCGCGGCTGAAGACGACCCGCGTGCTGCCCGCTTCTGCCAGGCTCTAAATACCTTTCTTGAACTATATGCTGAGGCGGCTGGCGAGCAAGTACCGGAATATCAAG CTTTAGTTCGCGACTATCCTCAACTCCTCGACACGGGCATGAAGCGTCAGGACGTCGTGCACTCGTTCCTCCGCTTCGGTCGCCGCTGA
- the LOC113401612 gene encoding myosuppressin-like isoform X3, with the protein MAFGSVEACRVAVWCAVVAWCACSAWAAPAQLCSAAAEDDPRAARFCQALNTFLELYAEAAGEQVPEYQALVRDYPQLLDTGMKRQDVVHSFLRFGRR; encoded by the exons AAGTGTAGAAGCGTGTCGCGTGGCGGTGTGGTGCGCGGTGGTGGCGTGGTGCGCGTGCAGCGCGTGGGCGGCGCCCGCGCAGCTCTGCAGCGCCGCGGCTGAAGACGACCCGCGTGCTGCCCGCTTCTGCCAGGCTCTAAATACCTTTCTTGAACTATATGCTGAGGCGGCTGGCGAGCAAGTACCGGAATATCAAG CTTTAGTTCGCGACTATCCTCAACTCCTCGACACGGGCATGAAGCGTCAGGACGTCGTGCACTCGTTCCTCCGCTTCGGTCGCCGCTGA